Genomic segment of Pseudothermotoga hypogea DSM 11164 = NBRC 106472:
GTCCCGAAGGACTTGAAGGATGAACTTCCATGTGTGGTCGAGTTCGTTGGTTATGGTGGTGGAAGAGGTTTTCCACACGACTGGCTACTCTACGTGTGTGCAAACTTCGTGCACCTCGTCATGGACACGCGCAGCCAAGGAAGCAGCTGGCTCAAAGGCGACACGCCGGACTATGAACCTTCTCATGGACCACAGTATCCTGGCTTCATGACGAGGGGCATACTCGATCCGAGGACTTACTACTACAGAAGGGTTTTCACCGATGCCGTGATGGCCGTTCAGTCTGTCGCGTTTCTTCCAGGCGTCGATGCCAAGAGGATAGCCGTGGCGGGGACGAGCCAAGGTGGCGGCATAGCGCTCGCCACCGCGGCTCTCGCTCAGGGGGTGAAAGGGCTGATCTGTGATGTGCCTTTCCTGTGTCACTTCGAGCGGGCAGTGAAACTGGTGGACAGCATGCCTTACGCTGAGATCAGTAGTTACTGCAAGGTTCATCCAGAACAAACCGAGACAGTTTTCAAGACGCTGTCTTACTTTGACGGGGTGAACTTTGCAGTGAGAGCAAAGTGTCCGGCCTTGTTTTCCGTGGCACTCATGGACGACATATGTCCACCTTCCACGATCTTCGCTGCCTACAACTACTACGCCGGACCCAAGAGAATCGAAGTCTATCCTTTTGCTGGCCACGAGGGAGGGGGATCGTATCACACAAGACTTAAGATACAATTTTTGCAAGAGATTTTTTCACTTCGGGAGGTATGAGCCTTGAAATACAACTCTCCGTGGATCAAAGTGCTCAACAAGAGGAACATTTTGAAGATCGTGCATGAGAATCGACCCGTGTCGCGTTCGGAGATCTCCGAAATCACGGGCTTGACACCGAGCAGTGTCACACGGATCACGAAAGAACTGATCGAAGAGGGCTTCGTGCAGGAAATAGGCTCGGAAGGGAAGAATTCCCCTGGTAGACGTCGAATCCTGCTCGATATAAAGAACAATGCGTTCCTCAGTCTCGTGTTCGATGTCGGCGTGAACGTCACCACCTACGGCCTCGGCTACTTCGATGGTACAGTGTCGCTCGGTGGTTCCTTCGAGACGCCCAGGGCACCCGAAAAGTTCTTCATGAAAGTGAGAGAAATCTTCGAGAAGTACTCCCTCGACAATAAGATCAGCCGTGTTTCGTTATCTGTGCCAGGTATGGTGAACATGGAGGAGAACCGAATACTGATGGCACCGAACCTTGGTTGGCGCGACGTCTCGATAAATGAGTTTCTGCAACTGGGCGTTCCGATACTCGCAGACAACGAGGCTAACCTCTCCGTACTTGCGGAGAAGTACCATTCAGAGGATATGAAGGAAGTGAAGGAGGCAATCTTTATAGTCGTGAGGGAAGGTGTCGGCACGGGTGTTCTCATCGACGGGAAGTTGTACCGTGGCCCGACGTACACAGCGGGCGAAGCTGGGCACATGACGGTGGACATGCGCTCCAACAGGCTTTGTCACTGTTCAAACAAAGGGTGCTGGGAATTCTATGCGTCGATCAACTGGGCGATAGAACACTACGAAGGCAAATTGGAGGGGAAGAACGCGATAGAGAAGTTCGCCGCGCTGAAAAAGAGAGAAGACAGCAGAAAAGTTTTAGAAAAGTTAGCTCAGAACATCGCGATCGGTATCGTGAACATTGTGAACATCCTGAATCCGGAAATAGTGATACTGGGTGGAGAGGTTCAGGACCTTGGAGAGTACTTCTATCGGATCGTACAGGAAGAGGTCAAACAGAGGGCACTGAAGGACGCGACGAAGCAACTGAAGATAAGACCTTCGATCTTCGGAACCATAAGTTCGAACTTGGTGGGTGCTGCGGTCCTCGCCGTCGAGAACATCATTGAGAACGTGAGGTGAGGTGGTACTCTTGGAATTGTTTCTGGGCTTAGACCTTGGAACGACCGGGGTGAAGGGGATCCTCGTTGATGCGAGGGGAAGCCTTGTCGCCGTGCACGGTGAAAGACTTTCGCTCTCGACCCCAAAGCCGGCGTGGGCAGAGCAAAATCCCAACGAGTGGTGGTCCGCAACGTTGAAAGTGTTGAAAGCACTCTCAAACCGTTCGCGTGAGATTGGCGGAAGGATACGGGCACTCGCCACGAGTGGGCAGATGCACAGTCTTGTGGTCGTCGATGGGGAAGGTCGTGTTCTTCGAGATGCGATACTGTGGTGCGACCAGAGGACTTACGTTGAGTGTGACGAGGCCACGAATTTGCTTGGAGGAGAAGAGCAGGTTCTGAAGATCGTTGGTAATCCGATCCTGCCTGGTTTCACACTGCCGAAGTTGCTCTGGCTGAGAAAGAATGAACCTGAGCTGTACAAGAGGATTTACAAGGTCATGCTCCCAAAGGACTTTATCAACTACATGCTCACGGGTAACATAGCAACGGACCATTCGGATGCATCCGGAACCACAATGTACGACGTTTTCAGAATGCGCTGGAGCGAAGAACTTCTCAGAACTTTGAAGATATCAACTGAGATTCTTCCCGAGATTCTGCCATCGAACGGAATCGTTGGAAAGGTGAAACGAGAGCTCGCAGAAGAGCTCGATCTTCAGGACGTGATCGTCGTCGCGGGGGGTGCGGACAACGCCTGTGCGGCGCTCGGTGTGGGTGTGATCGAACCGGGAGACGTGATGGTGAGCCTTGGTACCTCTGGGACCGTGGTGGCACCAACGGACGTTGGTTCGTACGATCCAATGGGCAGGGTTCACTTCTTCGCACACACGGTTCCAAACATGAGATACCACATGGGCGTGATGCTCACAGCTACGTACTCTCTGGAATGGTTCAAGGAGAGATTTTTGGAAGAGGGATACGACGACATAAACGACTGTGTGGCGAGAACGCCGATCGGTTCGAACGGGATCATTTTCTTGCCCTATCTGAACGGTGAAAGAACACCTCACAGGGACCCGCACGCGAGGGGTGTAATCTTCGGACTGTCTTCCTTCCATTCGAAGTGGGATGTGGTGCGCGCGATCTTCGAGGGGGTAACTTTCGGAATAAGAGATTCCTTCGAGATTCTTAAGGAACTGGGCCTGGAACCCAAGAACGTACGTATTACTGGAGGAGGTTCGAAGAGTAAGGTTTGGAACCAGATGTTGGCCGATGCACTCGGCGTTGAGATACAGAAGCCCCTGGTGGATGAAGGGGCATCTTACGGTGCGGCGATCTTGGCGTGTTCAGGTTATTCAAAACTGGATGTGAGAAAGGTATCTAAAGAGTGGTTCAAGCTGAGGGAAACGACTCGACCAACGCCCGAAAACAGAGGAGCTTATGATAAGGTCTACGCGAGATTTAAGGAATTGTACCACGTTTTGAAGGACACGTTCCGGGAGGGACAGGTCTGAAAAATGCTCTGGCCTACGTTTTCCTGTTGATCAACGTTTTGTTGTCGTTCCAGATGCTTTTCGAAGCGTACAAGTTTTTCTACACCGCGGCTGCTTCGGTAGGAATGAAGATCGAAACGATGAACGTCCTCAACAAGTTTTTTATCATCGTCTTCGCGGTGTTGATCATCGCGATGATTGTGTATTTTGAAAACCATTACAGAAACAGGGCCAAGGAAGGGATGAAGAGACTTCTTGATCGCTTCTTCATCTTCACAGGGCTTCAATTCTTACTGATCACATTCTTTCAGACTCCTTTCTTCCTGACGCTGGGCTACAGGCTTGGTTGGTCGGAGTGTGCGAGGTACTTTGTCAAACCCGCGCTCGGTATCCTGCTTGTGTTTTTCTCACTGAGACTTCGTTCAAAACACGATCACTGAACGTACCGCATGTCGATGAGCGAGCAAGAATGTGAAAGAAGGTAGAACAAAAAGCCAGAATGAGAAATGCTGAAAAAGAAGTGTGAAAAGTGAGAACCATTCTATTTAATCCAGGGATATCACCCGACACTGCGATTGACACGAATGTGACGGTCATGTCAAAATAATTGCGGTCAGTAAAGAAACAACGGGGGTAGTTTCATGCTCACTTACCTGTTAAGAAGGCTTTTCTTCGCAATACCACTCCTCTTTCTCATAGCGGTCGTCTCGTTCATCATCATAGAACTCCCACCGGGAGATTATCTGACAGTGTACGTGATGAACCTCAAGCAAAGCGGTGAGGCCATAGATGAAGCAGCTCTGCAGGTTCTCAGAACGCGCTACGGCCTCGACAAACCTCTCCTGGTGAGATTCTTCATATGGTTCAAAGGAGTTCTTAAGGGCGACTTTGGTTATTCCTTCATGTGGGAAAAACCGGTCAGTCAGCTCATTGGACCGCGCCTTTGGTACACGGTGCTCATCTCGGTGCTGGCAACCGCTTTCGCCTGGGTCTTTGGTTTTCTCATCGGTGTCTACTCAGGCATTCATCAGTACTCGATAGGCGATTACACATTCACCGTTCTCGGTTACATAGGCCTTGCGACTCCGAACTTTCTGCTCGCGTTGATACTCCTCTGGGCAGTGTACGTGACTTTCGGTGTGAGCTTAGGTGGATTGTTCTCGCCGGAGTACGCGAACGCTCCGTGGAGCTGGGCAAAGTTCGTTGATCTCTTGAAGCACATCTGGTTACCGGTGATCGTCATAGGTACGGGCAGCATGGCAGGCCTGATAAGGATTCTACGTGCGAACTTGCTGGACGAGCTCGAGAAGCCTTACGTGATTGCGGCAAAGGCAAGGGGCGTTCCCGGCAAGGAACTGTACTGGAAATACCCGCTGCGAGTGGCGGTGATACCGTTCGCGAGTACCGCAGGATGGGTTCTGCCCGAGATAGTTTCTGGTGCGGTTGTGACCGGGATCGTTTTGAACCTTCCAACAGTGGGTGTGATACTGCTCGATGCTCTCAAATCGCAGGACATGTATCTGGCGGGGAGCCTGGTGATGTTCTTGAGCATATTTACGATCATTGGAACGGTGATTTCCGACATCCTCCTCGCATGGTTGGATCCGAGAATACGTTTCGAGTGAGGTAGACCGGATGGCGATCAACGGGCGTGTGACCAAGAGAACCAAGGTTGAAGAGATCTATTTAGCGTCAGAATGGAAACTGATGTGGTGGCGGTTCAAGAAGAACAAACTCGCGATCGTTGGGCTCTTGGTATTGTTCGTTTTGTATGTCCTTGGTATCTTCTGTGAATTCTTCGCACCGTACAATCCTGAGAAAATCTACTCAGCTTACGTTTATGCTCCACCGCAGAGAATACATTTCTTCAAGGATGGCAAACTCACCAGGCCGTTCGTTTATGGTTTCAAGATCGAGCGCGATCCACAGACTCTCAGAAGGATTTACAAAGAAGATCCGAGCAAAGTTTATCCGATCAAGTTCTTCGTGAGAGGAGACGAGTACAAGTTCTGGGGGATGTGGAAAACGAACCTGCACTTCTTCGGAGTGGAACGAGGCACGATGTTCTTGCTTGGCACGGATCGAATGGGCCGTGATGTTCTGTCACGTGTGCTCTACGGAGCGAGGATATCAACCACGATCGGTTTGGTTGGAGTCTTTCTAAGCATGGTGTTGGGTATCCTGATAGGTGGCATTTCGGGATATTACGGTGGCTGGGTGGACAACTTCGTGCAGCGGTCGATAGAGTTCATCAGGAGTATTCCAACTATCCCGTTGTGGATGGCACTCGCAGCAGCGTTGCCGAGGTATTGGTCACAGGTGAAGGTCTATTTTGGAATCACCGTGATCCTTTCTCTGGTAGGCTGGACTGGTTTGGCGCGTGTCGTACGAAGCAAATTTCTGGCGCTCAAAGAGGAAGACTACGTTGTTGCTGCGAGACTTGCTGGTGCAAGCGAATTCAGGGTCATTTTCAAGCACATGTTGCCAGCCCTGACGAGTCACCTGATAGCATCCGTGACACTCGCGATACCGGGCATGATCCTTGGTGAGACTGGACTGAGTTTTCTGGGTTTGGGACTCAGATCCCCTGCCATAAGCTGGGGAGTTTTGCTGCAAGAGGCGCAGAACATAAGAACTGTCGCATTGTATCCTTGGCTCCTTTCGCCTGCATTCTTTGTAATCGTG
This window contains:
- a CDS encoding ROK family transcriptional regulator, producing MKYNSPWIKVLNKRNILKIVHENRPVSRSEISEITGLTPSSVTRITKELIEEGFVQEIGSEGKNSPGRRRILLDIKNNAFLSLVFDVGVNVTTYGLGYFDGTVSLGGSFETPRAPEKFFMKVREIFEKYSLDNKISRVSLSVPGMVNMEENRILMAPNLGWRDVSINEFLQLGVPILADNEANLSVLAEKYHSEDMKEVKEAIFIVVREGVGTGVLIDGKLYRGPTYTAGEAGHMTVDMRSNRLCHCSNKGCWEFYASINWAIEHYEGKLEGKNAIEKFAALKKREDSRKVLEKLAQNIAIGIVNIVNILNPEIVILGGEVQDLGEYFYRIVQEEVKQRALKDATKQLKIRPSIFGTISSNLVGAAVLAVENIIENVR
- a CDS encoding ABC transporter permease, producing the protein MAINGRVTKRTKVEEIYLASEWKLMWWRFKKNKLAIVGLLVLFVLYVLGIFCEFFAPYNPEKIYSAYVYAPPQRIHFFKDGKLTRPFVYGFKIERDPQTLRRIYKEDPSKVYPIKFFVRGDEYKFWGMWKTNLHFFGVERGTMFLLGTDRMGRDVLSRVLYGARISTTIGLVGVFLSMVLGILIGGISGYYGGWVDNFVQRSIEFIRSIPTIPLWMALAAALPRYWSQVKVYFGITVILSLVGWTGLARVVRSKFLALKEEDYVVAARLAGASEFRVIFKHMLPALTSHLIASVTLAIPGMILGETGLSFLGLGLRSPAISWGVLLQEAQNIRTVALYPWLLSPAFFVIVTVLCFNFVGDGLRDAADPYKT
- a CDS encoding ABC transporter permease; this translates as MLTYLLRRLFFAIPLLFLIAVVSFIIIELPPGDYLTVYVMNLKQSGEAIDEAALQVLRTRYGLDKPLLVRFFIWFKGVLKGDFGYSFMWEKPVSQLIGPRLWYTVLISVLATAFAWVFGFLIGVYSGIHQYSIGDYTFTVLGYIGLATPNFLLALILLWAVYVTFGVSLGGLFSPEYANAPWSWAKFVDLLKHIWLPVIVIGTGSMAGLIRILRANLLDELEKPYVIAAKARGVPGKELYWKYPLRVAVIPFASTAGWVLPEIVSGAVVTGIVLNLPTVGVILLDALKSQDMYLAGSLVMFLSIFTIIGTVISDILLAWLDPRIRFE
- a CDS encoding acetylxylan esterase; its protein translation is MAQYDLPLEQLRQYLPERKEEPDFDDFWRETISESLGRFEPPVFEEVDSGLKLLKTYDVTFSGYMGQKIKAWFIVPKDLKDELPCVVEFVGYGGGRGFPHDWLLYVCANFVHLVMDTRSQGSSWLKGDTPDYEPSHGPQYPGFMTRGILDPRTYYYRRVFTDAVMAVQSVAFLPGVDAKRIAVAGTSQGGGIALATAALAQGVKGLICDVPFLCHFERAVKLVDSMPYAEISSYCKVHPEQTETVFKTLSYFDGVNFAVRAKCPALFSVALMDDICPPSTIFAAYNYYAGPKRIEVYPFAGHEGGGSYHTRLKIQFLQEIFSLREV
- the xylB gene encoding xylulokinase — protein: MVLLELFLGLDLGTTGVKGILVDARGSLVAVHGERLSLSTPKPAWAEQNPNEWWSATLKVLKALSNRSREIGGRIRALATSGQMHSLVVVDGEGRVLRDAILWCDQRTYVECDEATNLLGGEEQVLKIVGNPILPGFTLPKLLWLRKNEPELYKRIYKVMLPKDFINYMLTGNIATDHSDASGTTMYDVFRMRWSEELLRTLKISTEILPEILPSNGIVGKVKRELAEELDLQDVIVVAGGADNACAALGVGVIEPGDVMVSLGTSGTVVAPTDVGSYDPMGRVHFFAHTVPNMRYHMGVMLTATYSLEWFKERFLEEGYDDINDCVARTPIGSNGIIFLPYLNGERTPHRDPHARGVIFGLSSFHSKWDVVRAIFEGVTFGIRDSFEILKELGLEPKNVRITGGGSKSKVWNQMLADALGVEIQKPLVDEGASYGAAILACSGYSKLDVRKVSKEWFKLRETTRPTPENRGAYDKVYARFKELYHVLKDTFREGQV